In the Malus domestica chromosome 16, GDT2T_hap1 genome, one interval contains:
- the LOC103425643 gene encoding uncharacterized protein, which translates to MASSNIRDLLTAFSPSLDLFAISSGDGRIKIWDTVKGQVQTEFTDIVASEDTSIYAKRERGHLSVDYTCMKWFSSERKKKRKLGSSFLVLGTGGGDVLALDVAAGHLKWRVNDCHAGGVSSISFARNTSCLYTAGADGMICQIDSLTGNLSGKFKASTKAISSMSVSSNGNILATAAAQMKIFNLSDHKKIQKFSGHPGAVRCMIFTEDGKYILSSAVGERYIAVWSIDGGKKQSASVVLKMEHPAIFVDSRCIDSGEVGDVGLYVLAISEVGVCYFWFGQNIEELRSAKPTKISLSSEDILSTTYKGALPTIFAAVIQGIAKAASGQVFVAYGSPVKPSFQKLLVHSGTDIKLSSSHDGVLLPMSQSLVKSKKGQNVQNRVIALDRANAEEALHPMPKVFDSHEKKKRHDKLSFGQDEEMADLDDSRGRAGLVKSKDDMVELEADTAAICMEDRLKALGILSKVDDHTFNSTLNSATFKGIDLQRNMPHKKMREAVLSLEPSDACKLLGVLVATWQTRSSSGNNVLPWIYSILVNHGHDIMSQKSETQMLSSLLKVTKSRGAAIQPLLQVSGRLQLVMAQIDKATHAKTQISSHEHEMDESEDDDEDVNEIHYGEENDDSDISSDDDQ; encoded by the exons ATGGCCTCTTCAAACATCAGAGATCTCCTGACGGCGTTCAGTCCTTCTCTGGACTTGTTCGCCATCAGCTCCGGCGACGGTCGAATCAAG ATTTGGGATACTGTGAAGGGGCAGGTCCAGACTGAGTTTACAGACATTGTAGCATCCGAAGATACAAGCATATATGCTAAACGAGAAAGAGGGCACCTCTCAGTTGATTACACTTGCATGAAATGGTTCTCTTCCGAACGAAAG aagaagaggaagcttggttcctcatttttagttttaggaaCTGGTGGCGGTGATGTTTTGGCGCTTGATGTGGCTGCTGGTCATTTGAAGTGGAGAGTTAACGATTGCCATGCTGG CGGTGTTAGCTCCATATCATTTGCAAGAAATACATCATGTCTTTACACAGCCGGTGCTGATGGGATGATTTGTCAAATTGATTCGTTGACAGGAAACCTGTCGGGGAAGTTCAAAGCTTCCACAAAGGCAATCTCCTCTATGTCTGTTTCATCAA ATGGAAATATATTAGCAACTGCAGCTGCACAAATGAAGATCTTCAATTTGTCTGACCACAAAAAGATACAGAAGTTTTCTGGCCATCCT GGTGCTGTTCGCTGTATGATCTTCACTGAAGATGGGAAGTATATCCTCTCATCTGCAGTTGGTGAAAGGTATATTGCAGTATGGAGTATAGATGGTGGAAAAAAGCAGTCAGCAAGTGTTGTTCTCAAAATGGAGCACCCTGCCATCTTCGTAGATAGCAGGTGCATAGACAGTGGGGAAGTTGGAGATGTAGGTCTATACGTATTAGCGATTTCAGAAGTTGGTGTGTGTTACTTTTGGTTTGGACAGAATATTGAAGAATTACGGAGTGCGAAGCCTACAAAAATTTCACTATCTTCTGAAGACATTTTGTCTACAACATACAAGGGTGCATTACCCACAATATTTGCAGCGGTTATTCAAGGAATTGCGAAAGCTGCTTCTGGGCAGGTATTTGTTGCTTATGGGTCACCAGTGAAACCTTCATTCCAGAAACTTTTGGTGCATTCTGGAACAGACATAAAGTTGAGTAGCTCCCATGACGGGGTTCTTCTACCAATGAGTCAGTCTCTTGTCAAATCTAAGAAAGGACAAAATGTACAAAATAGAG TTATTGCATTAGATCGAGCAAATGCAGAAGAGGCATTGCATCCAATGCCAAAGGTATTTGATTCAcacgagaaaaagaaaagacatgATAAATTGAGTTTTGGCCAAGATGAAGAAATGGCTGATTTGGATGACAGCAGGGGTCGTGCTGGCCTTGTGAAGAGCAAAG ATGACATGGTAGAACTTGAAGCTGACACAGCAGCAATTTGCATGGAGGACAGACTGAAAGCATTAGGGATACTTAGTAAAGTAGATGACCATACGTTCAACTCGACACTCAATTCTGCAACATTTAAGGGTATTGATCTTCAGAGAAATATGCCGCATAAGAAG ATGAGGGAAGCTGTGCTATCATTAGAACCTAGTGACGCATGCAAATTATTGGGGGTTCTGGTGGCCACGTGGCAAACAAG GTCTAGCAGTGGGAATAACGTTCTTCCATGGATTTACAGCATATTGGTAAATCACGGTCATGATATCATGTCCCAAAAGTCTGAAACCCAGATGCTTAGCTCCTTGTTGAAG GTTACCAAATCCAGAGGGGCAGCTATTCAGCCTTTATTACAAGTATCAGGTCGTTTGCAACTTGTGATGGCACAG ATTGACAAGGCAACCCACGCAAAAACTCAAATTTCATCACACGAGCACGAAATGGATGAAAGCGAAGATGACGATGAAGATGTAAACGAAATTCACTATGGGGAAGAAAACGATGATTCTGACATAAGCAGTGATGATGATCAGTAG
- the LOC103403708 gene encoding probable polygalacturonase → MKMLAVFLLLLAVSNAVKLNGEDDEKPCDSKLTLEQRPHSVSISEFGAVGDGKTLNTHAFQNAIFYLKSFADKGGAQLYVPPGRWLTGSFNLTSHLTLFLEKGAVILGSQDPSHWEIVEPLPSYGRGIELPGRRYGSLINGYMLRDVVITGDNGTINGQGSVWWDWFSSKSLNYSRPHLVEFVMSKYVVVSNLTFVNAPAYNIHPVYCSNVHVHNISVSAPPDSPHTVGIVPDSSDIVCIEDCSIGMGYDAIALKSGWDEYGIAYGRPTANVHIRRVTLQSATGSSLAFGSEMSGGISNVLVEKVRLNNSFSGIQFRTTKGRGGYIKDVIISDVEMENIYMAFGASGQFGSHPDDKYDPNALPVLDHITLQGVVGTNITIAGCFTGIKESPFTSFFLSNISLSLNSASPTTWNCSYVSGSSESVFPEPCSDLNTSYSNPSSARFSLLTLNGKAAVL, encoded by the exons ATGAAGATGCTA GCGGTGTTTCTGTTGCTGCTGGCCGTGAGTAATGCCGTCAAACTTAACGGAGAAGACGATGAGAAACCGTGCGATTCTAAACTGACATTAGAGCAAAGGCCACACAGTGTGTCCATCTCAGAATTTGGCGCTGTCGGAGATGGCAAAACATTGAACACTCATGCCTTCCAGAATGCCATCTTCTACCTCAAGTCTTTCGCCGATAAGGGCGGCGCTCAGCTCTATGTGCCACCGGGGAGGTGGCTTACCGGAAGCTTCAACCTCACCAGCCACCTCACGCTGTTTTTGGAAAAGGGTGCTGTCATTCTTGGATCTCAG GATCCGTCTCATTGGGAGATTGTTGAGCCTTTACCCTCGTATGGTCGAGGGATTGAACTCCCCGGGAGGAGATATGGTAGCTTGATAAATGGATATATGTTACGTGATGTGGTCATAACTG GTGATAATGGAACCATCAATGGCCAGGGATCGGTTTGGTGGGATTGGTTTAGCTCCAAATCTCTGAACTACAGCCGCCCGCATCTTGTGGAATTCGTTATGTCTAAATACGTGGTGGTTTCGAACCTCACATTCGTGAATGCTCCCGCTTACAACATCCATCCAGTCTATTGCAG TAATGTACATGTTCACAACATCTCTGTATCTGCTCCTCCGGACTCCCCTCATACTGTCGGCATAGTCCCAG ATTCTTCTGATATTGTGTGCATAGAAGATTGCAGCATTGGCATGGGGTATGATGCCATTGCCCTCAAGAGTGGTTGGGACGAGTACGGGATTGCCTATGGAAGACCGACTGCAAACGTACACATCCGGCGTGTCACCTTACAATCAGCTACTGGTTCTTCTCTTGCCTTTGGTAGTGAGATGTCCGGTGGCATTTCTAACGTACTTGTTGAGAAGGTCCGCCTCAACAACTCATTTAGCGGCATTCAGTTTCGAACAACAAAGGGTAGAGGCGGTTACATCAAAGACGTCATCATATCAGATGTCGAAATGGAAAACATCTACATGGCATTTGGTGCCTCTGGCCAGTTTGGTTCCCATCCTGACGACAAATACGATCCTAATGCTCTCCCAGTTTTGGATCATATCACATTGCAAGGTGTGGTTGGCACAAACATCACAATTGCCGGATGCTTCACTGGGATCAAAGAATCGCCATTCACTTCTTTCTTTCTATCCAACATCTCATTGTCATTGAATTCTGCATCTCCCACCACCTGGAATTGTTCATATGTTTCCGGCTCTTCTGAGTCTGTCTTCCCAGAGCCATGTTCCGACCTCAATACCTCGTATTCAAATCCTTCCTCCGCCCGCTTTTCGCTACTCACCTTGAATGGAAAAGCCGCGGTCTTATAA
- the LOC103403711 gene encoding topless-related protein 2, with translation MSSLSRELVFLILQFLEEEKFKESVHRLEQESGYFFNMKYFEEKALAGEWDEVEKYLSGFTKVDENRYSMKIFFEVRKQKYLEALDRNDRAKAVEILVKDLKVFSTFNEELYKEITLLLTLENFRENEQLSKYGDTKSARSIMLVELKKLIEANPLFREKLGLPTLKASRLRTLINQSLNWQHQLCKNPRPNPDIKTLFMDHSCSPTNGARASTPVTLPVAALAKPTYAPLGAHGGPFPPAAAAAANANLAGWMSNANPSLSVQSAVVAASPFPVQPSQVSALKHPRTPSNALGMGDYPNSDHEQLMKRLRSAQPVDEVSYPPPPQHASWSLDDLPRTVACTLHQGSTVISMDFHPSHHTLLAVGCSNGEIALWEVGMRERLVSKPFKVWNMTTCSNAFQVAMVKDTSVSVSRVSWNQDGSLIGVAFTKHLVHLYAYQGPNDLRQHWEIDAHSGSVNDLAFSLPNKQLCLITCGEDKLIKVWDLAGRNLFSFEGHEAPVYSVCPHQKENIQFIFSTAVDGKIKAWLYDNVGSRVDYDAPGQWCTTMLYSDDGNRLFSCGTSKDGESFLVEWNESEGAIKRTYNGFRKKSSGIVQFDTTKNHFLAVGEDNQIKFWDMDSTNVLTSTEAEGGLLTLPRLRFNKEGNLLAATTVDNGIKVLVNAEGRRSLRAIETRSYEASRAPIEMKVSGSSMVPNINPTINKVDRMDTSSPARPTHILNGADSMARAESMARADSMARSLEKRRSLDDVSDKIKRWELAEIVDPVQCRVATMPESKDPANKVARLLYTNSGSGILALGSNGVQKLWKWSRNEQNPSGKATASVVPQHWQPNSGLLMTNDVSENVEEAVPCIALSKNDSYVMSACGGKVSLFNMMTFKVMTTFMPPPPVSTYLSFHPLDNNIIAIGMEDSTIHIYNVRLDEVKAKLKGHQKHITGLAFSISLKLMVSSGADAQLCFWNMDTWDKRKSVPLQLPAGKAPVGDTHVQFYSDQVRLLVYHETQLALYDAAKSECIRQWTPQDVLPAPISCAAYSSSSQLVYAAFTDGNIGVFDADSLKLRCRITMSVYLPQPSSNSPTVYPLALTAHLQEPCQFAVGLTDGSVKVIEPSESEGKWGVLVPVDNGAQNGWTATSSSNNPAS, from the exons GAATGACAGAGCCAAGGCAGTTGAGATACTGGTGAAGGATTTGAAAGTGTTCTCAACGTTTAATGAAGAGTTGTACAAGGAAATTACGCTTCTTTTGACTCTCGAAAACTTCAG AGAAAATGAGCAGTTATCGAAATATGGTGATACTAAGTCAGCTAGAAGCATAATGCTAGTAGAGCTTAAAAAGTTGATAGAAGCAAATCCTCTTTTCCGTGAGAAGCTTGGTTTACCCACTCTAAAGGCTTCACGCTTGCGAACTCTAATTAATCAAAG TCTAAATTGGCAGCACCAGCTGTGCAAGAACCCAAGGCCAAATCCTGACATTAAAACCTTATTCATGGATCACTCGTGTTCTCCAACAAATGGGGCTCGTGCATCCACGCCAGTTACTCTTCCAGTTGCAGCTCTTGCGAAGCCAACTTATGCTCCTCTAGGAGCACATGGTGGA CCTTTTCCGCCGGCAGCTGCAGCTGCAGCTAATGCAAATTTAGCAGGGTGGATGTCAAATGCTAATCCTTCCTTGTCTGTGCAATCAGCTGTTGTTGCCGCTTCACCCTTCCCTGTTCAACCCAGTCAAG TTTCTGCTTTAAAGCATCCAAGAACACCGTCAAATGCTCTTGGAATGGGTGATTATCCAAACTCAGATCACGAGCAACTAATGAAACGCCTACGATCTGCACAACCTGTTGATGAG GTCAGTTATCCTCCCCCTCCCCAGCATGCTTCCTGGTCACTAGATGACCTACCGAGAACTGTAGCATGCACTCTTCATCAAGGGTCCACTGTGATAAGCATGGATTTCCACCCTTCTCACCACACATTACTTGCTG TTGGCTGTAGTAATGGCGAAATTGCACTATGGGAAGTTGGGATGCGAGAGAGGCTAGTGTCAAAGCCATTCAAAGTATGGAATATGACTACTTGTTCTAATGCATTTCAG GTTGCTATGGTCAAAGATACATCGGTATCTGTAAGCCGTGTATCATGGAATCAAGATGGAAGCTTAATTG GTGTtgcatttaccaaacacttggTTCATTTGTACGCTTATCAAGGACCTAATGATCTACGGCAACATTGGGAG ATTGACGCTCACAGTGGTAGTGTGAATGACTTAGCCTTTTCTCTTCCAAACAAGCAATTATGTCTTATAACGTGTGGGGAGGATAAGCTGATAAAG GTTTGGGATTTGGCTGGAAGAAATCTATTCAGCTTTGAAGGTCATGAAGCACCTGTTTACTCGGTTTGCCCCCACCAGAAGGAGAATATTCAG TTCATATTTTCAACTGCTGTTGATGGGAAAATAAAAGCTTGGCTGTATGACAATGTGGGCTCCAGGGTTGACTATGATGCTCCTGGGCAGTGGTGCACCACAATGCTCTATAGTGATGACGGAAATAG ATTATTCTCTTGTGGGACTAGTAAAGATGGTGAATCTTTCCTCGTTGAATGGAATGAAAGTGAAGGGGCAATAAAGAGGACATATAATGGATTCCGAAAAAAATCTTCTGGCATAGTGCAGTTTGATACAACAAAAAATCACTTTTTGGCTGTTGGTGAAGATAACCAGATAAAGTTTTGGGATATGGATAGTACAAATGTTCTTACTAGTACAGAAGCTGAGGGTGGACTTCTG ACTCTTCCCCGTTTGAGATTCAATAAGGAAGGAAATTTGCTTGCTGCTACCACAGTTGACAACGGAATCAAAGTTCTTGTTAATGCTGAGGGTCGCAGATCCTTAAGAGCAATTGAAACTCGATCTTATGAAGCATCCAGAGCACCTATTGAGATGAAG GTATCTGGTTCTTCTATGGTTCCGAACATCAACCCAACCATTAATAAAGTGGACCGTATGGATACAAGCTCTCCTGCCAGACCGACTCATATTCTT AATGGAGCTGATTCTATGGCAAGGGCCGAGTCTATGGCAAGGGCCGATTCTATGGCAAGAAGCCTGGAAAAGAGAAGAAGTTTAGATGATGTATCTGACAAAATTAAACGTTGGGAACTGGCGGAGATTGTTGATCCGGTTCAGTGTCGGGTGGCTACTATGCCAGAAAGTAAAGATCCTGCTAACAag GTTGCTCGACTTCTTTACACAAATTCTGGTTCTGGCATTCTGGCACTCGGTTCAAATGGGGTGCAGAAGCTATGGAAGTGGAGCCGCAATGAACAAAATCCAAGTGGGAAG GCCACAGCAAGTGTTGTTCCCCAACATTGGCAACCCAACAGTGGTCTTTTAATGACTAATGATGTCTCAGAAAATGTTGAAGAAGCGGTTCCATGCATTGCACTCTCGAAAAATGATTCTTATGTGATGTCAGCTTGTGGAGGAAAAGTGTCTCTGTTCAATATGATGACTTTTAAG GTGATGACAACTTTCATGCCACCTCCACCAGTCTCAACCTACCTGTCATTTCATCCTCTGGATAATAACATCATAGCAATAGGAATGGAAGATTCAACTATCCACATTTACAACGTTCGACTTGATGAG GTCAAAGCAAAGCTGAAAGGCCACCAGAAGCACATTACTGGTTTAGCATTTTCTATCAGCCTTAAACTCATGGTTTCATCAGGCGCTGACGCTCAA CTATGCTTTTGGAACATGGATACATGGGATAAGAGGAAATCGGTTCCACTTCAGTTGCCCGCTGGAAAGGCGCCTGTTGGTGACACGCATGTGCAATTCTATTCTGATCAAGTCCGATTGTTGGTATACCATGAGACTCAACTAGCACTATATGATGCGGCCAAGTCGGAGTGCATTCGGCAG TGGACGCCACAAGATGTACTGCCTGCGCCCATATCTTGTGCAGCGTATTCCTCCAGTAGTCAACTAGTTTATGCGGCTTTTACTGATGGTAATATTGGAGTATTTGATGCTGATAGTCTGAAACTAAGATGCCGTATTACCATGTCGGTGTACTTACCACAACCATCATCAAACAG CCCAACCGTGTACCCGCTGGCTCTAACAGCACATCTGCAGGAGCCGTGCCAATTCGCTGTTGGACTGACAGATGGATCTGTTAAAGTTATAGAACCCTCGGAATCTGAGGGGAAGTGGGGAGTTTTGGTGCCTGTTGATAACGGAGCACAAAACGGGTGGACAGCAACATCTTCGAGTAACAATCCAGCATCTTAG